The Chryseobacterium sp. 52 genome includes a region encoding these proteins:
- the murB gene encoding UDP-N-acetylmuramate dehydrogenase: MQENFSLKPYNTFGVDVKAKYFAEVQSTEELKNAIHYSRDHALPVLFLGGGSNILLTRDFDGLAIKLSFKGISEEDLNENEILVTAKAGENWHEFVMYCLEKNYGGLENLSLIPGNVGTSPMQNIGAYGTEIKDIFISCTVLDLEDFELKTFNLEQCQFGYRDSIFKQEGKGRYVILEVTFKLTKKEHSIKTEYGAIKTELENLGIIHPTIQDVSKAVINIRQSKLPDPKVTGNAGSFFKNPSIPLTQFEDLKEKFENIPGYPNGDIVKVPAGWLIEQCGWKGKQIGNTASHKLQALVIVNATGNATGKEIYDFSTEIINSVKEKFGIELEREVNII; this comes from the coding sequence ATGCAAGAAAATTTTTCCTTAAAGCCTTACAATACATTCGGTGTTGACGTCAAAGCAAAATACTTTGCTGAAGTGCAGTCTACTGAAGAACTGAAGAATGCAATCCATTATTCAAGAGATCATGCTCTTCCTGTTTTATTTTTGGGTGGTGGAAGTAACATTCTGCTGACCAGGGATTTTGACGGTCTTGCTATTAAACTCAGCTTTAAAGGAATTTCTGAAGAAGATCTTAATGAGAATGAAATTCTGGTCACAGCAAAAGCAGGGGAAAACTGGCATGAATTCGTGATGTATTGTCTTGAAAAAAATTACGGCGGACTGGAAAATCTTTCTTTAATCCCCGGAAATGTAGGTACCTCACCGATGCAGAATATCGGAGCTTACGGAACTGAGATCAAAGATATTTTTATCAGCTGTACCGTTTTAGACCTTGAAGATTTTGAACTTAAAACCTTTAATCTCGAGCAGTGTCAGTTCGGGTACAGAGATTCTATTTTCAAACAGGAAGGAAAAGGGAGATATGTGATCCTGGAAGTTACTTTTAAACTAACAAAAAAGGAACACTCCATTAAAACGGAATATGGAGCGATAAAAACAGAATTGGAAAATCTAGGGATTATACATCCTACGATTCAGGATGTTTCCAAAGCTGTGATCAATATCAGACAGAGCAAACTTCCGGATCCTAAGGTGACCGGAAATGCAGGAAGTTTTTTCAAGAACCCCAGTATTCCTTTGACTCAGTTTGAGGATTTGAAAGAAAAATTTGAAAATATTCCGGGATACCCGAACGGAGACATAGTAAAAGTACCTGCCGGATGGCTGATTGAGCAATGCGGATGGAAAGGAAAGCAGATAGGAAATACAGCTTCCCACAAACTTCAGGCCCTCGTAATCGTTAACGCTACCGGAAATGCTACCGGAAAAGAAATTTATGATTTCTCTACAGAAATTATCAATTCTGTAAAAGAAAAGTTCGGTATAGAGCTGGAACGGGAGGTGAATATTATATAA